The Kitasatospora paranensis genome has a window encoding:
- a CDS encoding GMC family oxidoreductase, which produces MADDRHYDVIIIGTGAGGGTLAHRLAPTGKRILILERGDHLPRERDNWESTAVFVKGKYRAPEFWYDKHGDPFPPEVNYYVGGNTKFYGAALFRLRPEDFGEIRHHGGLSPAWPIRYEDLEPFYTEAEHLYLVHGHHGEDPGEGAVSAQYKYPPVQHEPRIQQLSDDLEKHGLHPFHLPIGVNLIQDADGGATHDSVCIRCDRVDGFPCLVRGKADAEVICVEPALEHDNVSMVTGANVRRLETDDGGRTVTGVVAELADGSATTFRGDIVVVACGAVNSAALLLRSANQRHPGGLANSSDTVGRHYMRHNNLALMAVSKEPNDTRFQKTLAMNDWYLGADDWEFPLGGIQMLGKSDADQIRGEAPRWAGLASPDMPFEVLAHHAVDFWLCGEDLPRPDNRVTLDGNGDIHLALDEKNNIEGLNRLRHKLRGMLGRLGMHPHHLLPHSLYLHKGMPIGATAHQAGTVRFGTDPQTSALDVDCKAHDLDNLYVVDTSFFPSIGAVNPSLTAIANALRVGDRIAERLR; this is translated from the coding sequence ATGGCCGACGACCGGCACTACGACGTCATCATCATCGGCACCGGAGCCGGCGGCGGCACCCTCGCCCACCGGCTCGCCCCCACCGGCAAGCGCATCCTGATCCTGGAACGCGGCGACCACCTGCCCCGCGAACGCGACAACTGGGAGTCCACCGCCGTCTTCGTCAAGGGCAAGTACCGCGCCCCCGAGTTCTGGTACGACAAGCACGGCGACCCGTTCCCGCCCGAGGTCAACTACTACGTCGGCGGGAACACCAAGTTCTACGGCGCCGCGCTCTTCCGGCTGCGCCCCGAGGACTTCGGCGAAATCCGGCACCACGGCGGCCTCTCCCCCGCCTGGCCGATCCGGTACGAGGATCTGGAGCCGTTCTACACCGAGGCCGAACATCTCTACCTCGTGCACGGGCACCACGGCGAGGACCCGGGCGAAGGAGCGGTCAGCGCCCAGTACAAGTACCCGCCGGTGCAGCACGAACCGCGGATCCAGCAGCTCAGCGACGACCTGGAGAAGCACGGCCTGCACCCCTTCCACCTGCCGATCGGCGTGAACCTCATCCAGGACGCCGACGGCGGCGCGACCCACGACAGCGTGTGCATCCGCTGCGACCGGGTCGACGGATTCCCCTGCCTGGTCCGCGGCAAGGCGGACGCGGAGGTGATCTGCGTCGAGCCCGCGCTGGAGCACGACAACGTGAGCATGGTCACCGGCGCCAACGTCCGAAGGCTGGAGACGGACGACGGCGGCCGGACGGTGACCGGCGTGGTCGCGGAACTGGCCGACGGCTCGGCCACGACCTTCCGCGGCGACATCGTGGTGGTCGCCTGCGGGGCGGTCAACTCCGCTGCTCTGCTGCTGCGTTCGGCCAACCAGCGGCATCCGGGCGGCCTGGCCAACAGCTCCGACACGGTCGGCCGCCACTACATGCGGCACAACAACCTGGCACTGATGGCGGTGTCGAAGGAGCCGAACGACACCCGATTCCAGAAGACCCTGGCCATGAACGACTGGTACCTGGGCGCGGACGACTGGGAGTTCCCGCTCGGCGGCATCCAGATGCTCGGCAAGTCGGACGCCGACCAGATCCGGGGCGAGGCGCCGCGCTGGGCCGGACTCGCCTCACCCGACATGCCCTTCGAGGTCCTGGCCCACCACGCGGTGGACTTCTGGCTCTGCGGCGAGGACCTCCCCCGGCCGGACAACCGGGTCACCCTGGACGGCAACGGCGACATCCACCTCGCACTCGACGAGAAGAACAACATCGAGGGCCTGAACCGGCTCCGGCACAAGCTGCGCGGCATGCTCGGCAGGCTGGGCATGCACCCGCACCACCTGCTCCCGCACAGTCTCTACCTGCACAAGGGCATGCCGATCGGCGCCACCGCCCACCAGGCCGGCACCGTCCGCTTCGGCACCGATCCACAGACCTCGGCACTCGACGTCGACTGCAAGGCCCACGACCTCGACAACCTGTACGTCGTGGACACCAGCTTCTTCCCGAGCATCGGCGCGGTGAACCCGTCCCTGACCGCTATCGCCAACGCCCTGCGTGTCGGCGACCGCATCGCCGAACGGCTCCGCTGA
- a CDS encoding cyclase family protein — protein sequence MQAQNRPARPVRQSQDDFAALYRRLRQHAVGGARGALDTIGPERVITAAGEVRLGLTVTMAAAIETEPGPDNPHPAGHTPTGPPEDEEHAHGLHFATDRFGMNVHGDADSHLDALCHVVYDGTLHGGVPATTVTPAGATALAVETARDGIVGRGVLLDIPRLRGIPWLEPGDHVTADDLLAAEAAQDVRVGEGDLLFVRVGHRRRRTERGAWDAAHHRAGLHPTAVEFLAERRVAVLGGDGNNDTAPSPTDGVDFPVHVLAIHALGIHLLDYLQFEDLAPICARQGRWSFLCVIAPLRLPRATGSPVNPIAVL from the coding sequence ATGCAGGCACAGAACAGGCCCGCCCGACCCGTGCGCCAGAGTCAGGACGACTTCGCGGCCCTCTACCGCCGACTGCGGCAGCACGCCGTCGGCGGCGCCCGGGGCGCGTTGGACACCATCGGACCGGAGCGCGTCATCACCGCAGCCGGCGAAGTCCGCCTCGGTCTCACGGTGACGATGGCCGCGGCGATCGAGACCGAACCCGGTCCGGACAACCCGCACCCCGCCGGCCACACGCCGACCGGGCCGCCCGAGGACGAGGAGCACGCCCACGGGCTGCACTTCGCCACCGACCGGTTCGGCATGAACGTGCACGGTGACGCCGACAGCCACCTCGACGCGCTGTGTCACGTGGTCTACGACGGCACCCTCCACGGGGGCGTGCCCGCGACGACCGTCACCCCGGCGGGCGCCACCGCGCTCGCGGTGGAGACGGCGCGCGACGGGATCGTCGGCCGGGGCGTGCTGCTCGACATCCCCCGGCTGCGCGGCATCCCCTGGCTCGAACCCGGCGACCACGTGACCGCCGACGACCTGCTGGCCGCCGAGGCCGCCCAGGACGTCCGGGTCGGCGAGGGCGACCTGCTGTTCGTCCGGGTCGGCCACCGTCGCAGGCGCACCGAGAGGGGCGCCTGGGACGCGGCGCACCATCGGGCCGGGCTGCACCCGACCGCCGTGGAGTTCCTCGCCGAGCGCCGGGTCGCGGTCCTCGGCGGTGACGGCAACAACGACACCGCGCCCAGCCCCACCGACGGCGTGGACTTCCCGGTGCACGTGCTGGCGATCCACGCGCTCGGGATCCACCTCCTCGACTACCTCCAGTTCGAGGACCTGGCGCCGATCTGCGCACGGCAGGGCCGGTGGTCCTTCCTGTGCGTCATCGCCCCGCTGCGGCTCCCCCGTGCGACCGGCTCACCCGTCAACCCCATCGCGGTCCTCTGA
- a CDS encoding AMP-binding protein, with amino-acid sequence MSFNLATALRESRNAHPDKPLCHYAETSFSYAQIDEMSGRVASRLLSLGLRRGDKVAVQLPNVPEFLCTYFGILKAGLTMVPLNPLLRAPEIAYHLGDADVKLLVTFESFADEALEGAEQVGGVRTYVVTTLAGRGLPEGTNPYDELCSGEDTGDIAPTDADETAVLLYTSGTTGRPKGAELTHFQLYMNCTVSGELFGFREDDVAVAVLPLFHVFGLSSVLNVSVRSGGTVVLVPRFEAEPLLDAVERHRCTIFSGVPTMYVALLSADTAGRDLTSLRVGVSGGAAIPGEVIRAFEEKFPGVVILEGYGLSETASTATFNISAEERKVLSVGKPVWGVQVRVVDEHDEPLPRGPATSARSSSVATTS; translated from the coding sequence ATGAGCTTCAACCTCGCCACCGCGCTGCGGGAGTCGCGCAACGCCCATCCGGACAAGCCGCTCTGCCACTACGCGGAAACGTCCTTCAGCTACGCGCAGATCGACGAGATGTCCGGCCGGGTCGCGAGCCGCCTGCTCTCCCTCGGGCTGCGGCGGGGTGACAAGGTCGCCGTCCAACTGCCCAACGTGCCGGAGTTCCTGTGCACCTACTTCGGGATCCTCAAGGCGGGGCTGACGATGGTCCCGCTGAACCCGCTGCTGCGCGCCCCGGAGATCGCCTACCACCTGGGCGACGCCGATGTGAAGCTGCTCGTGACCTTCGAGTCGTTCGCCGACGAGGCCCTCGAAGGCGCGGAGCAGGTCGGGGGTGTGCGGACGTACGTGGTCACGACACTGGCCGGCCGGGGCCTCCCGGAGGGCACGAATCCGTACGACGAGCTCTGTTCCGGCGAGGACACCGGCGACATCGCGCCGACCGACGCGGACGAGACCGCCGTGCTGCTGTACACCTCGGGCACGACCGGCCGGCCGAAGGGCGCCGAACTCACGCACTTCCAGCTCTACATGAACTGCACCGTTTCGGGAGAGCTGTTCGGCTTCCGCGAGGACGACGTCGCGGTGGCGGTGCTACCGCTGTTCCACGTCTTCGGGTTGTCGAGCGTCCTCAACGTTTCCGTGCGCTCCGGCGGCACGGTGGTCCTCGTGCCACGGTTCGAGGCAGAGCCGCTGCTCGACGCCGTGGAACGGCACCGCTGCACGATCTTCTCCGGCGTACCCACCATGTACGTCGCGCTGCTGTCCGCGGACACCGCGGGCCGGGACCTCACCTCCCTGCGGGTCGGCGTCTCCGGCGGAGCCGCGATTCCCGGCGAGGTGATCCGCGCCTTCGAGGAGAAGTTCCCGGGCGTCGTGATCCTGGAGGGCTACGGGTTGTCGGAGACCGCGAGCACCGCGACCTTCAACATCAGCGCCGAGGAGCGGAAGGTGCTCTCGGTCGGCAAGCCCGTCTGGGGCGTCCAGGTGCGCGTCGTCGACGAGCACGACGAGCCGCTCCCCCGGGGCCCGGCCACGTCGGCGAGATCGTCATCCGTGGCCACAACGTCATGA
- a CDS encoding DUF485 domain-containing protein gives MPAAHPPPDNFRPHRRADRPAPPPDAPAVAALDPAVGGLAALHRSTARLARRFAVTNAACFGIIVLSACTGSGLLATEVIGRINLGILLGLFQGVLLLWTAAHYDRRSTGQCDPVADGLRERRGERRAERYEQRYDDRHRSPYEQHRTDRQGARR, from the coding sequence ATGCCGGCCGCGCACCCTCCGCCCGACAACTTCCGGCCCCACCGCCGCGCGGACCGCCCCGCTCCGCCCCCGGACGCGCCGGCGGTCGCCGCGCTCGACCCGGCCGTCGGCGGACTCGCCGCGCTGCACCGCTCGACCGCACGCCTCGCCCGCAGGTTCGCCGTCACCAACGCCGCCTGCTTCGGGATCATCGTGCTGTCGGCCTGCACCGGCAGCGGGCTGCTGGCCACGGAGGTGATCGGCCGCATCAACCTGGGGATCCTCCTCGGCCTCTTCCAGGGTGTCCTGCTGCTGTGGACCGCCGCCCACTACGACCGCCGGTCGACCGGGCAGTGCGACCCGGTCGCCGACGGCCTTCGCGAGCGACGCGGAGAACGACGCGCAGAGCGATACGAGCAGCGGTACGACGACCGCCACCGGAGCCCGTACGAACAGCACCGGACCGACCGTCAGGGAGCGAGACGATGA
- a CDS encoding glycoside hydrolase family 15 protein, which yields MDRYPPIAEHGLIGDLQTAALVTSRGVVDWFAAPRFDSPSIFAALLDHDRGGYFLLAPDDPSVTCKQLYYPDTAVLVTRFMSPDGVGELIDWMPPNSTRTPTDRHTLIRTARTVRGTVRFDMECRPRFDYGRATHELDLRPESAVFRAPGVCAHVQSTFPIERDGHDLRGSVTLKVGESAAVVLTVCDPDGPAPPTPTVDGVTQQLWDAADFWQRWVRGSRYRGRWPGMVDRSAITLKLLTYAPTGAPVAAATMGLPEQVGGERNWDYRYTWVRDGSLSVRALLDLGFVEEATAFTHWLGDRLRESAGTDGEPLQIMYRVDGKPILTEEILGHLEGYRGSAPVRLGNAAADQLQLDIYGEAMYALSEGRELASQAGYQGWKVLSRSLDWLADHWDRPDEGIWETRGGRQDFTYSRVMCWAAFDRGLRLADHFRRPADTARWTKARDSILLQVMERGWSDEAHAYIQHYGGAAVLDASLLLMPRVGFISPRDPSWLSTLDAMDRTLVSDSLVYRYDPAASPDGLRGSEGTFSLCTFLYVDALARAGRLRPARYTFEKMHTYANHVGLFAEEIGPSGEQLGNFPQAFTHLSLIMAASTLDEALDRRRD from the coding sequence ATGGACCGCTACCCGCCCATCGCCGAGCACGGCCTCATAGGCGACCTGCAGACCGCCGCGCTGGTGACCTCGCGGGGCGTGGTCGACTGGTTCGCGGCACCCCGGTTCGACTCCCCCAGCATCTTTGCGGCCCTGCTCGACCATGATCGCGGCGGCTACTTCCTGCTCGCGCCCGACGATCCCTCCGTGACCTGCAAGCAGCTGTACTACCCCGACACCGCCGTCCTGGTCACGCGTTTCATGTCCCCCGACGGGGTGGGCGAGCTGATCGACTGGATGCCGCCGAACAGCACCCGCACGCCGACGGACCGCCACACCCTGATCCGGACCGCGCGCACCGTACGCGGGACCGTGCGCTTCGACATGGAGTGCCGTCCCCGGTTCGACTACGGGCGGGCGACCCACGAACTCGACCTGCGGCCCGAGAGCGCGGTCTTCCGCGCACCGGGTGTCTGCGCGCACGTCCAGAGCACCTTCCCCATCGAACGGGACGGCCATGACCTGCGCGGATCCGTCACCCTGAAGGTCGGCGAATCGGCAGCGGTCGTCCTGACCGTGTGCGACCCCGACGGGCCGGCACCGCCGACTCCCACCGTCGACGGGGTCACACAGCAGCTCTGGGACGCCGCCGACTTCTGGCAGCGGTGGGTGCGCGGCTCGCGCTACCGCGGCCGGTGGCCCGGCATGGTCGACCGGTCCGCCATCACCCTCAAACTGCTCACCTACGCACCCACCGGCGCACCGGTGGCCGCCGCGACCATGGGCCTGCCGGAGCAGGTCGGCGGCGAACGCAACTGGGACTACCGCTACACCTGGGTCCGCGACGGCTCGCTGTCCGTCCGGGCCCTGCTCGACCTCGGATTCGTCGAGGAGGCCACCGCCTTCACCCACTGGCTCGGTGACCGGCTGCGCGAATCGGCGGGCACGGACGGCGAACCCCTGCAGATCATGTACCGGGTCGACGGCAAGCCCATCCTGACGGAGGAGATCCTCGGCCACCTGGAGGGCTACCGCGGCTCCGCACCGGTGCGGCTCGGCAATGCCGCCGCGGACCAACTGCAGCTCGACATCTACGGCGAGGCGATGTACGCCCTCTCCGAGGGCCGCGAGCTCGCCTCCCAGGCCGGCTACCAGGGCTGGAAGGTCCTCTCCCGCAGCCTGGACTGGCTGGCCGATCACTGGGACCGCCCCGACGAGGGCATCTGGGAGACCCGCGGCGGGCGTCAGGACTTCACCTACAGCCGGGTGATGTGCTGGGCCGCCTTCGACCGCGGCCTGCGCCTGGCCGACCACTTCCGCCGCCCCGCCGACACCGCGCGCTGGACGAAGGCCCGCGACAGCATCCTCCTCCAGGTCATGGAGCGCGGATGGAGCGACGAGGCGCACGCCTACATCCAGCACTACGGCGGCGCCGCCGTCCTGGACGCCTCATTGCTGCTCATGCCCCGCGTGGGCTTCATCTCGCCACGGGACCCGTCCTGGCTGTCCACCCTGGACGCGATGGACCGCACGCTGGTCTCCGACAGCCTCGTCTACCGCTACGACCCGGCAGCCTCCCCGGACGGACTGCGCGGCTCGGAGGGCACCTTCAGCCTCTGCACCTTCCTTTACGTGGACGCCCTCGCCCGCGCCGGCCGGCTCCGGCCCGCCCGCTACACGTTCGAGAAGATGCACACCTACGCCAACCACGTCGGCCTGTTCGCCGAGGAGATCGGCCCCAGCGGAGAACAACTCGGCAACTTCCCCCAGGCGTTCACCCATCTGTCGCTGATCATGGCGGCGAGCACCCTCGACGAGGCCCTCGACCGGCGGCGCGACTGA
- a CDS encoding cation acetate symporter, with translation MKDILGANTQAMILVSFLVVIGVCMLLCVMVGPDGDEIADFYTAGRTLTPLQNSLGLSGDYISAATLLGTTGVVAMSGYDGFTLALSTVMALGVLLLIARPLRNAGHYTLGDVLALRAGGAAPRIAAAVATLAVSVPFLVVQLSGAGSATALLLGMVGAGAQRTCTVLIGALMICYTVVGGMKGTSVVQIIKFVLTFGTVVVVAVLVLGHFHWSVDALLTAAAANSGRPGAYLRPGLQLGTSAEGWLNFIGLQLTVILGAACMPHMIMRVNASADGTAARRSTRHAVGMVGAFCLIVSVLGLGAAALVGDKVIGAVNPNGQGALLLLAGVLQGGTGTAAGSALFTAVACAVFVTVLAVVAGITLAAAAALAHDLHAHAVRRGTLPPAGEVRTVRLSVVAVGALGIVLAIAAQGYNVQFLSSLSVTIAASSVLPALLYSLFWSRYNRTGLLWTVYGGLLCSIGLQLFSPTVSGSALALFPHADFHWFPLQSSGLVSVPAAFLLGRAGSARGRRRGAGAESDFTAVRERVLLGADTG, from the coding sequence ATGAAAGACATCCTCGGCGCGAACACCCAGGCGATGATCCTCGTCTCCTTCCTGGTGGTCATCGGCGTGTGCATGCTGCTGTGCGTCATGGTCGGCCCCGACGGCGACGAGATCGCCGACTTCTACACCGCCGGCCGCACCCTGACGCCCCTTCAGAACAGCCTGGGCCTCTCCGGCGACTACATATCCGCCGCCACCCTGCTCGGCACCACCGGCGTCGTCGCCATGTCCGGCTACGACGGCTTCACCCTGGCCCTCAGCACCGTCATGGCACTCGGCGTCCTCCTGTTGATCGCCCGGCCGCTGCGCAACGCCGGCCACTACACCCTCGGCGACGTCCTGGCGCTGCGCGCCGGCGGCGCTGCCCCCAGGATCGCCGCGGCCGTGGCGACCCTCGCCGTGTCGGTGCCCTTCCTGGTGGTGCAGCTCTCCGGCGCGGGCTCGGCCACGGCGCTGCTCCTCGGCATGGTCGGTGCCGGCGCGCAGCGGACCTGCACCGTCCTCATCGGCGCCCTGATGATCTGCTACACCGTGGTGGGCGGCATGAAGGGCACCAGCGTGGTGCAGATCATCAAGTTCGTGCTCACGTTCGGCACGGTGGTCGTGGTGGCCGTTCTGGTCCTCGGCCACTTCCACTGGAGCGTCGACGCGCTGCTCACCGCCGCCGCCGCCAACAGCGGGCGGCCGGGCGCCTACCTGCGCCCCGGCCTGCAACTGGGCACCAGCGCCGAAGGGTGGTTGAACTTCATCGGTCTGCAGCTCACCGTCATCCTCGGCGCGGCCTGCATGCCGCACATGATCATGCGGGTGAACGCCTCCGCCGACGGCACCGCCGCTCGGCGCTCCACCCGCCATGCCGTCGGCATGGTCGGCGCCTTCTGCCTGATCGTGTCCGTGCTGGGCCTCGGTGCCGCAGCGCTGGTCGGCGACAAGGTGATCGGCGCGGTCAACCCCAACGGCCAGGGTGCCCTGCTGCTGCTCGCTGGCGTTCTCCAGGGCGGCACCGGCACGGCGGCGGGCAGCGCGCTGTTCACCGCCGTCGCCTGCGCGGTGTTCGTCACGGTGCTGGCGGTGGTCGCCGGCATCACCCTCGCGGCAGCCGCCGCTCTCGCCCACGACCTGCACGCCCACGCCGTGCGGCGCGGCACGCTCCCGCCGGCCGGCGAGGTGCGCACGGTGCGTCTGTCGGTGGTGGCGGTCGGCGCCCTGGGCATCGTGCTCGCCATCGCCGCACAGGGCTACAACGTGCAGTTCCTGTCCTCACTTTCGGTCACCATCGCCGCGTCCTCCGTGCTGCCCGCGCTGCTGTACAGCCTCTTCTGGAGCCGCTACAACCGCACCGGACTGCTCTGGACGGTGTACGGCGGCCTGCTCTGCTCGATCGGGCTCCAGTTGTTCTCGCCGACCGTCTCGGGCTCCGCGCTCGCCCTCTTCCCGCACGCCGACTTCCACTGGTTCCCGCTCCAGAGCTCCGGACTGGTCTCGGTGCCGGCGGCGTTCCTGCTGGGCCGGGCCGGCAGCGCGCGGGGCCGACGCCGGGGTGCCGGCGCCGAATCCGACTTCACCGCGGTCCGGGAACGGGTACTCCTCGGCGCGGACACCGGCTAG
- a CDS encoding MFS transporter encodes MTTRTLSPHETTPARLPVVHRLWDRRLPHYPANGQRYRYLAITVLATVVLYYELYIQGAVATQIMSDLHLSFTSFVLVSVVGNLVGAFASLFAGLADRWGRANLVVVGLLITALLVGVGLPHAPNKALYTTLFAMLGLVEGVVLVATPALIRDFSPQVGRGAAMGFWTLGPVLGSLVVTEVSSHTLPGHPDWRFQFHLCGTIGAVVWLVALFGLRELSPALRDQLMVSLRDRALIEARAAGTDPEQALKGHWRQMLRLDVVGPAFAISVFLLLYYVLSGFAVVYFATVYGYSSARANSLANWYWIANAVALVVVGVLSDRLRVRKPFMVLGTTISLVGTVLFALSATHHQGYHTLAVYFVLGASGVGMTYVAWMAGFTETVERHNPAATATGLAVWGWILRLVVTVSLAVLTLVVPATSTLADHGAQVQELAAKYREPLGVLQSLDPATSKAISADPGDVPALAEALGEVAREQGASPARARAVSAAVVERAPQLAAVRVVPPPTLAALRADPADPVAGSAAVSAIVEKLHVTPVQATALLRSLADPAVQSDLQLVDGYATVLKSASTAVPAADLAYLRAHGAQVRKAAEDGPRQWRTWWWICAAGQLLLLPFVFLMAGRWSPRRAREDERAHEAGNQRELAALEGASA; translated from the coding sequence ATGACCACGAGGACGCTCTCGCCGCACGAAACCACCCCCGCCCGACTCCCCGTCGTTCACCGCCTGTGGGACCGCCGGCTCCCGCACTACCCCGCAAACGGTCAGCGCTACCGGTACTTGGCCATCACCGTCCTCGCGACCGTGGTGCTGTACTACGAGCTCTACATCCAGGGCGCCGTGGCGACGCAGATCATGTCGGACCTGCACCTGTCGTTCACCTCGTTCGTCCTCGTCTCGGTCGTCGGCAACCTGGTCGGCGCCTTCGCGTCGCTCTTCGCCGGCCTGGCCGACCGCTGGGGACGGGCCAACCTCGTCGTCGTCGGCCTGCTGATCACGGCGCTGCTCGTCGGGGTGGGCCTGCCGCACGCGCCGAACAAGGCGTTGTACACGACGCTGTTCGCGATGCTCGGTCTCGTCGAAGGCGTCGTCCTGGTGGCCACGCCGGCGCTGATCCGGGACTTCTCACCCCAGGTCGGCCGCGGGGCGGCCATGGGCTTCTGGACGCTCGGCCCGGTCCTGGGCAGCCTCGTGGTGACCGAGGTGTCCAGCCACACCCTGCCCGGCCACCCCGACTGGCGCTTCCAGTTCCACCTGTGCGGCACCATCGGCGCGGTCGTCTGGCTGGTGGCCCTGTTCGGCCTGCGGGAGCTCTCCCCGGCCCTCCGCGACCAGCTCATGGTGAGCCTGCGTGACCGGGCACTGATCGAGGCACGCGCCGCGGGCACCGACCCGGAGCAGGCGCTCAAGGGGCACTGGCGGCAGATGCTGCGCCTCGACGTCGTCGGCCCGGCCTTCGCGATCAGTGTCTTCCTGCTTCTGTACTACGTCCTCTCCGGCTTCGCGGTCGTGTACTTCGCGACCGTCTACGGGTACTCGTCGGCCCGGGCCAACTCGCTGGCCAACTGGTACTGGATCGCCAACGCCGTCGCGCTCGTCGTCGTCGGCGTGCTGTCCGACCGTCTCCGCGTGCGCAAGCCGTTCATGGTCCTCGGTACGACGATCAGTCTGGTCGGCACCGTCCTGTTCGCGCTGTCGGCCACGCACCACCAGGGCTACCACACGCTCGCGGTGTACTTCGTCCTCGGCGCATCGGGCGTCGGCATGACCTACGTCGCCTGGATGGCGGGCTTCACCGAGACCGTGGAGCGGCACAATCCCGCAGCCACCGCGACCGGACTCGCCGTCTGGGGCTGGATCCTCCGGCTGGTGGTGACCGTCTCCCTGGCGGTACTGACCCTGGTCGTGCCGGCGACCTCGACCCTGGCCGACCACGGTGCCCAGGTGCAGGAACTGGCGGCGAAGTACAGGGAACCGCTGGGTGTGCTGCAGTCCCTCGACCCGGCGACGTCGAAGGCGATCTCCGCCGACCCCGGCGACGTCCCGGCCCTGGCCGAGGCCCTGGGCGAAGTGGCCCGCGAGCAGGGCGCGTCGCCGGCACGGGCCCGGGCCGTTTCGGCCGCCGTCGTCGAGCGGGCACCCCAGCTGGCGGCCGTCCGGGTGGTGCCCCCGCCGACGCTGGCGGCGCTGCGGGCCGACCCGGCCGACCCGGTGGCCGGTTCCGCCGCGGTGAGCGCGATCGTGGAGAAGCTGCACGTCACCCCGGTGCAGGCGACCGCGCTGCTGCGGAGCCTGGCCGACCCGGCGGTGCAGTCAGACCTGCAACTGGTCGACGGGTACGCGACGGTGCTGAAGTCCGCGAGCACGGCCGTGCCGGCGGCCGACCTGGCCTACCTCCGGGCGCACGGAGCCCAGGTGCGGAAGGCCGCCGAGGACGGCCCGCGCCAGTGGCGGACCTGGTGGTGGATCTGCGCCGCCGGACAGCTCCTCCTCCTGCCGTTCGTCTTCCTGATGGCCGGCCGGTGGAGCCCGCGCAGGGCCCGTGAGGACGAGCGGGCCCACGAGGCGGGGAACCAGCGCGAACTGGCCGCCCTCGAAGGCGCGTCCGCCTGA
- a CDS encoding cytochrome d ubiquinol oxidase subunit II, translating to MTAVVVAWILLIAIAAYACGGGVDYGAGFWDLLAGGAERGRRPRWLIDHAMAPVWEVNNVWLIFVLVLMWTGFPVFFQTVFTALWLPLALAAVGMVLRGAGFALRKPTKRLAQRRIYGAVFAISSLVTPFFFGTVVGGVASGRVAPGTTASADVWANTTSILTGLLAVAATALLGAVFLTADARRFGADDLVGYFRLRAWIGCAMVVAVGVIGLSVTDPHTSYVHHGLTHGPGLFLVIAAAVALAVTAGLLAGPAAGYARYSSVAVVALSVAAWGVAQRPYLVPTSLTVQQGAGASAPLQWMIIVAAVALVLIGPAVVLLYRLDTHGVLEPLTDEDVTE from the coding sequence GTGACGGCCGTCGTCGTCGCCTGGATCCTGCTGATCGCGATCGCCGCCTACGCCTGCGGCGGCGGCGTGGACTACGGCGCCGGCTTCTGGGACCTGCTGGCGGGCGGAGCCGAGCGCGGCAGGCGCCCCCGCTGGCTGATCGACCATGCCATGGCACCGGTGTGGGAGGTCAACAACGTCTGGCTGATCTTCGTCCTGGTGCTCATGTGGACGGGCTTCCCGGTGTTCTTCCAGACCGTGTTCACCGCGCTCTGGCTGCCGCTCGCACTCGCCGCCGTCGGCATGGTGCTGCGCGGCGCCGGGTTCGCGCTGCGCAAGCCCACGAAGCGCCTCGCCCAACGGCGCATCTACGGGGCCGTGTTCGCCATTTCGTCGCTGGTCACCCCGTTCTTCTTCGGCACGGTCGTCGGCGGCGTCGCCTCCGGTCGCGTCGCGCCCGGCACCACTGCCTCGGCCGATGTCTGGGCCAACACCACCTCGATCCTCACCGGCCTGCTGGCCGTCGCCGCCACCGCCCTCCTGGGCGCCGTCTTCCTCACCGCCGACGCCCGCCGGTTCGGTGCCGACGACCTGGTCGGCTACTTCCGGCTGCGCGCGTGGATCGGCTGCGCCATGGTGGTGGCCGTCGGCGTGATCGGCCTGAGCGTCACCGACCCGCACACGTCGTACGTCCACCACGGGCTCACCCACGGCCCGGGACTCTTCCTGGTCATCGCCGCCGCGGTGGCCCTGGCGGTCACGGCGGGGCTGCTGGCCGGCCCCGCTGCGGGATACGCCCGCTACTCCTCGGTCGCGGTGGTGGCGCTGTCGGTCGCCGCCTGGGGTGTTGCCCAGCGGCCCTACCTCGTGCCGACCTCGCTCACCGTCCAGCAGGGTGCCGGCGCGAGTGCGCCGCTGCAGTGGATGATCATTGTTGCGGCGGTCGCGCTGGTACTGATCGGCCCCGCCGTCGTCCTGCTGTACCGGCTGGACACCCACGGCGTGCTGGAACCCCTCACCGACGAGGACGTCACCGAATGA